One region of Juglans regia cultivar Chandler chromosome 4, Walnut 2.0, whole genome shotgun sequence genomic DNA includes:
- the LOC109006774 gene encoding soluble inorganic pyrophosphatase 4-like encodes MVPPIETTNKTSDAHRAPHTPLNERILSSMTRRSAAAHPWHDLEIGPGAPNVFNCVIEIGKGGKVKYELDKKTGLIKVDRVLYSSVVYPHNYGFIPRTLCEDNDPMDVLVIMQEPVLPGCFLRAKAIGLMPMIDQGEKDDKIIAVCADDPEYRHYNDIKELPPHRLAEIRRFFEEYKKNENKEVAVNDFLPASAANEAIQYSMNLYADYIVESLRR; translated from the exons ATGGTTCCACCAATTGAAACCACAAACAAAACTTCCGATGCTCATCGTGCCCCACATACACCTCTTAACGAGAGGATACTTTCATCCATGACCAGGAGATCTGCTGCTGCACACCCTTGGCATGATCTCGAGATAG GACCTGGAGCTCCAAATGTGTTCAACTGT GTAATTGAAATAGGGAAAGGGGGCAAGGTGAAATATGAACTTGACAAGAAAACTGGATTGATTAAG GTCGACCGTGTGCTCTACTCATCAGTTGTGTACCCACACAACTATGGCTTCATTCCTCGTACTCTTTGTGAGGACAATGATCCCATGGATGTCTTGGTTATCATGCAG GAGCCAGTTCTTCCTGGATGCTTTCTTCGCGCCAAAGCTATAGGCCTCATGCCTATGATTGACCAG GGCGAGAAAGATGACAAGATAATTGCTGTTTGTGCTGATGATCCCGAGTACCGACACTACAATGATATCAAGGAGCTCCCACCACATCGTTTGGCTGAGATCCGCCGCTTCTTTGAAGAAT acaagaaaaatgagaacaaAGAAGTTGCGGTTAATGACTTTCTGCCTGCCTCTGCTGCCAATGAAGCAATTCAGTACTCCAT GAATCTCTATGCGGACTACATAGTGGAGAGCTTGAGGCGGTAG
- the LOC109006776 gene encoding uncharacterized protein LOC109006776, which translates to MSSFNNTTNFDNLLLQTLMGRLQIRPPTNPFNSQSLEDLLFDAANLSDDNDDDSSNKTQLAKEESKLEKEIVRVILSGNTDSLKPNSGQAVTIGEHHICVGFHEDTGSDYRVWEWHGHIMLFDEENGYTPEYIYGNYFERLLVKSRSGEEEKEEVEEEKEEVEEEKEEQVGILGLRDLIDGGDTGGARILHRNLNSGSPRFI; encoded by the coding sequence ATGAGCTCGTTCAACAACACCACCAATTTCGACAACCTCCTCCTCCAAACTCTGATGGGTCGCCTCCAAATCCGCCCTCCAACCAACCCGTTCAACTCCCAGTCCCTCGAGGACCTCCTCTTTGATGCCGCCAATCTCTCCGACGATAACGACGACGATAGTAGCAACAAGACCCAGCTCGCCAAAGAAGAATCCAAGCTCGAGAAGGAAATTGTCCGGGTAATCCTCAGCGGAAATACTGATTCCCTCAAACCTAACTCTGGCCAGGCTGTCACCATCGGCGAGCACCATATTTGCGTCGGGTTTCACGAGGATACAGGTTCGGATTATCGAGTATGGGAGTGGCATGGGCATATAATGCTCTTTGACGAAGAGAACGGATACACGCCCgagtatatatatggaaattacTTTGAGAGGTTGTTGGTTAAGTCGCGTAGTGgtgaggaggagaaggaggaggtggaggaggagaaggaggaggtagaggaggagaaggaagagCAGGTGGGGATCTTGGGGCTGAGGGACTTGATTGATGGTGGGGATACCGGTGGTGCTCGAATTCTTCATCGGAACTTGAATTCTGGTTCTCCAAGGTTTATATGA